TCACCAGAGCTGAGCCTTCTAAGAGCTATAGCCACTTGGTCATTTAGAGACAAACGTTTTCCAtttaaatcaacaaaatttgagGCTCTGGCCAGCAGGTCTTCTTCCACAAGAGAACATATATAGTTGAACGTCTTCCTTGAGATCTTGAAAACTGACTCAaatttctctatatttttaGATTGAGCCAAAGGTCCTACAATTGGAAAATTAAAGCATGAGCATATCATGAAGATGGGCAGTTGAATTTCACAAATGTATTATGAATAAGTTTAGTACATCATGCACCATCTTGAATAACATGAAAGGAACTTAACCCACATGCCAGAAGAAGTAAAGGCAGAAACAATATTCTTTATATCCAGACACAGTTATACTcaaatatattagaaatatatGTGCAAATTCTTTGTAACTGGTACCTAGAGGTCAGTTTCTCTGAACGCTGTGAGAAAAATCCTTCTTTTCTTATACAAAGAAATCTACTCAGGTCACAGCAGAaatatcacaaaaatatgaACAACCTAATGGCTACATGCGACAGAATTTTGATTAAGAAAATCAGTATAGTAAGGCATCTACTGAATTCGGGTTCATACCTCTGTTTTTTCagatgttattttcttttaaaatctcTTCAGCAGCCAATGTTTTGAActcattcaaaataattttttactgtACCAACCATACTAATCTAACATTTATTCCAAGTTCAGCACATCTGACATTTAAACAACGAAGTTCCACAGAATCTATATACCTTAGTTATCTTCAATCAATTTAATAAGCCAcatgcaaaaatatatttcataaatagtTATATTAGTTGGAAAGTACCGTGTTAACCACAGACTTGAATAATCTCACTGCTAATGCATCTGGTTATCAGTATAGAGATGAGATTGTAAATTATGTGACTCTTCAAAGCAGGCATTGGGAAGAGacgaaaagataaattaaaggAAGAAAGATCTTTAGAAATGGGTTGAAAGTCAAAATGAGTATTGATTGAATTCAATGCATAAAACATAAAGAAGCTGCACAATTCACGTGAAAACAATGCATAAGATACCCAGATTGTTGTGTAAGTGGATAACTGCAATAAGTAaagataacaaatataattattctgtTTATACCTACAACCAGGATCCCACCAATGGTCTAATTATGTGGTGACACCATACCAGAAGTTTCACAATTTGGAAGGTTAATATACAAATAGCAACTAGCCAAACAGATATACGATAACCAAACATgattcaacaaaattataacCAAAGTCCACTACAGTTTCTAAGTAAGAGATACATTCCTTGTAAGAAACACATTTTGGTCAAAGGCATGGGGTCACTTTCTTTATCAAGTAAGTCATCAAAGATGTATGCCCCATAAGAGCAACATGAATATGAAAGTCAAGCAGAGAAAACAAAGATATTATCGAATGATGAGTAACTTATTAAGCTTGAAGAAACAATTCTCGTATCATTATAATCCTACCCATTACCAAAAAGCACAAAACTTTTTTGCCCTACATCagataatcataataataataaataataataataataataagtagaAGTCTTGATATACAATGAAAAACAAGTAACAGACTATCACACACACATGTCCAATCACAAACAAGAAAGGATATTGCAGTGTACCTGAAATTCTGAGGGAGAAATGTTGCCACCAATCGAATGGGGTGGCAGAGGCATCTTGGCCATCTTTGTCATCagccttcttcctcttcttgatTCCTCTGATGGAACCCATTCAGTATATATTCACAACCCAAAATAACACCAAAGCAAAGCAAAATCAGAAAAGGGGAACAAAACCCATTAATCACCACCCAGATTTCAACTCCACCAAACAAGAATCAAAGTGTGTGTGTGCAAATTGCAGAGTATTTATTATgacatgaaaaagataaatgaatGAAGTAGTAAAGCATAGAGAGAAAGGGTGAAAGAAAGAACGAAGCAGAATACGTGAATAACTAATACTAGGTGtaatatccatatatatatatatatatatatatatatatatatatatatataggtggAGTGAAGGGAATcaaagaatgtaaaaaaaataaaattataaaaagaaattaaaatagttcTCTGAGACGAGACCGCTAGTTTCTGTCGTAAATCGACATGTCATGAACAATTCAACACTTCCTTGCTTATggtctttcaattccttttattttttacttttcaaatcaCTTTAACCAACTGGTAACTTTagcatttaaaatataaattctaaatataaaaactgaaaataaatttttttaacatttctcAGTGAATGTTTTTTTACTGTCAGAAACATGAAACCCTCTTGTTTATTTCTCTGGTCGTTTTACCAATTAccattttcttgtttatttctCTGGTCGTTTTACCAATtaccattttcattccattcgtGCATCTTGGTGTCTCTGATATTCATTTcgaaatatcattttcatttactACATTGTTGGACCATTTTTGTTTCATATCATCGTCACTGTCTCTGGAACTGGCTTATATGCGTGTACAAGTTCATTTAAagatatcaatatatttatttttcaacagAACAATAGAttataatgttttgtttatttcaaaagttttactatttaaattaaaactatattgggtattaatttattttaacatagataaaattattaacacTGGTGAATAGTTTTAAATCAATTTCTCATACTTTTAGTTCCGCATATTCTCACTTCTAGCTGGGTAACACTACGGTTTGACATTCTTATTGCTACTTTTGcgattttataaaatgaaatataaataaattatgagcATTCTTCACTTCTGGATTCCAGAAAAAAACATTCatgtttacaaaatttaaaatctgtGATAAAGTATGAAAAACTATCCATCAAGTGAAAAGATTGATCATTTGCATTGAAATTGAtccaaaaatatcatatttaaccTCTAAAAactataaagttttaaattttataaaaaaaaaatgtaacttttcATTATGATAATGTTGTGGTGAAAGGTTTAAATTCACCAAATGAATTTTtgtgtttcaaaatattaattcttaacTCAACCAACAAACACCTTAagttcattgaaaaataaactaTGATAGGTAaaaattgtgatttattttttaaaatagtatttacTTTGCTACAAAGCAAACAAATTTGTGATTTGAACATGGTAAATTCTTTGAACTAAACTGTGATAATCAGAAGGActgaatttttttctatttgcttTTAATCCACttgatgaaaaaataatatgaaaagctagctttaatattttttatagagCAGTATCTTTTGACTTTTCAGATTAATACAGGTAGCCAATAAAAAGTTagtaaagaaagagaaaataattaattcaggAACACTATTATGGTTACTGTTTTAAAGCAAATATTTCATGGCTTAAAATAACAGAAATAATAAAActgcgcccaccgtggggctcgAACCCACGACCACAAGGTTAAGAGCCTTGCGCTCTACCAACTGAGCTAGACGGGCTTTGTACTTTTTTAAGCTCTTAATTTTATTAGTCTTTATAATATTGCACACagtgtaaataaatatatatgcacatatcattaatttaaattagaatacTCAGtgatcttaattaatattaaatagactaatatttttaaaattcttcatattttagccttttgaaattatataaaatctgAAATTATAAATGCAAAAAGTAGTCTCCCACTTAATATTTTGCAAGTTCTTTTCATAGTTTGCCTggttttgaatattaaaaaagcattgggattaaaataatttacaattagTTTTGAAAGTAAACTCATTCAAAACTTCTAAACGTAAAATATCATAGAACTAAATTTCAACtaatttctatattaattttaaatatatatatatatatatatatatatatatatatatatatataattatttatggtCCTACCTCTTAATATTGAAGCAGAACACTGTCACAAAAAAATCAACCTATATTCATAACCAAAGGCAGGGCCTCTAGACAGAAGAGTTGAACTTCGTTCCAGCTCTATTTTTTCAAGGTCAAATGTTCATAACAATATCACAGAACAAAATGTTCAATAGAAGACATTCTGGGGCAGAACTGTGGAAATAAAGACATAGCATATGACTACAAACATTTGCAGAATTTTTTGGATGGAGAATTTTAATCTgtcaaaagaatttgaaatgagtGATAATTCAAAAAATTCCACTTAATTGTGAACTAACCTGTTTATTAGATTATTAAATTTGAGtaaattcaacaaattttactGCAGATAAATGGTGATGCAACAACATTGGATGCCGACAAAAATAGAAGGAGCAATAATTCATGTCATCACATGTCTAATTTGATTAAAGGGACAACACAAGGGATAGATGTTTCAATAGCAACAAGTCACTCAACTCATTGTTCCATTTCTAACTGAACTAGAAGCAGCATAATCATACCAATttgagtgattaacagtttctcATTCGTACTCATGAACCTTTGACATCATCCACATCTGATGAACTGCATGAGAACTTCTGAAGCCTTGATCCTCCCACTTGGACGTTCATTCTCAACCCTTTGGTTTCTGATGTCTGCTGATCCGTAATCCTTCAAAGACCCTTCCAACGCTCCAAAACTAGAACTAGAAAGTCGTAAAGATCCTTCATTTTCACCTGACTCCCTTGCATCATCAGTTCCTTCACACTCTTCTACTTTCTCCCATTTTATCCTTTCCCTACGCTTCTCCTCTGTCTGAGTCGAGGCATTGGTGGCTTTCCCTGCAAACTCCTCGCACGTCTTTGCCCTGTAAAACTTGTAATCACTCGAATTAAATGATTGGCTTCTACCCTTTATGGTAGCAGGGGAATCTGCATCCATGCTAGAATTGTTTGCTTCTGTCGAACTTTTGGAGCTTGATGTTGATATTGTCTCACAGGATCGAAAGCTCGAAGAAGCTTCTATCATCTGTGTCCCTTTCAGGACATACTCATGGCTTCCACTCGGGTAAATGAAATCATTCTCAGACAAATCTTGCCACACAAACCCGTTTTTGTAACTCCTAGGAAGAAAAATCTCGTTATCATTGTTAGTTGCAAGAAGTTTGAGCTTCTGAGTGAACTAAATAAACACGTGTTCTCATTCACTTTAAGAATGTAATGTTCTACTACTATCAAAGCACAAATCTTTTTATCTCATTCGAACACACACGTTGAGGAGATAGAATAGAAATGTACCTTTTTGTGGACCAAGAATACATTGCGGTCATTCCTTGTCCCCGGAGAAAACTCAATCTATCTATCACATCTGGTGAGAACGAGAGAGTGAATTTACAAGAGAAACAGTGAATTATATCTGGGCATAACTCAAATTCAGCAGCTAGCATCTCTAGTTTCCTTATAGCATTTACCTTTAAGACATAGCACTCCTTGTGGAGATGAGATTGGAACCTCCATGAGATGTGGATGCTCAAGCTGGCCATTTCGGGAAAGGTAGTATATTACTGGAACTCTGAGCTCAGTTGGTTGATGTTTTGGTTCAGTCCACATTTTGGAGCTCTCAGAACCTGCTTCTCTTTCTACCATTTTTTTCccttaacaaaataaaaataaaaaacagcaAATGGAGGCAATGAGAGCCAAAGTTTGTGAGTGCAGAATGAGAAGGTcttgtattattatttgaaatgggAAGATGGGTGTGTGGAATTGTATTCTGAATTCAGGTACTGAAGTGAGAGAGATTGTTGGCATTTATAATGAAATGGGCCAGCATGAGGGAAAGTGGCTGTTGTTTGCGTTTGGCTAATAATGAGCTTTCATGTACCAATACCAGCAAGTGGCATGGCATGGCATGCAATTGCATATATTTCACGGCAAGATGCCAAACCTGTTTTTGAGCTTATAATATTGAAGAGATGCTACTACTATGGTTGCAAGTTAAGGGTCAAATGGTGTTTATCAATATGAAATATCAATCATGGTACTTGCTCACGGACCAAAGTGAGCTCAggacaaatttttcattttattcgtATGAAGTCAAAAGTTGTCCCGTGAAACCATCGCACTGCTTTCAGGGAAAAAAATGGACTAGTTTCGGCAACCACGCAGATTGTGCGGAAACTAATCAGAACGTCgtgcacaaaataaaattataaaaatggcTAACTCACTGTTCCTTTACATAGAAAATTTAAACGACCAGAGAAAACAACGAACCTCAAACTACTACTAACAACTGATCAAACGGCAAGGCATTCTTCAACCGTGTTGTGGAGGAACTCGATGGCGGTGTAAAGATAAGGAAATTGTCGATGTGGGACATTAGATAATTCTCAAACACTAAAAAAAGTGTCACACCGtttacaagaagaagaaaattcataaaatattctGAATCATTAAGCATCATTTGGTGCCGTGCCTTCACTTTTGCCATGTATAGTAAGTAACAAAAACCTTCCTTGTTGGTGAAGCATAAGTCGTA
This genomic interval from Vigna radiata var. radiata cultivar VC1973A chromosome 8, Vradiata_ver6, whole genome shotgun sequence contains the following:
- the LOC106771696 gene encoding protein UPSTREAM OF FLC-like: MVEREAGSESSKMWTEPKHQPTELRVPVIYYLSRNGQLEHPHLMEVPISSPQGVLCLKDVIDRLSFLRGQGMTAMYSWSTKRSYKNGFVWQDLSENDFIYPSGSHEYVLKGTQMIEASSSFRSCETISTSSSKSSTEANNSSMDADSPATIKGRSQSFNSSDYKFYRAKTCEEFAGKATNASTQTEEKRRERIKWEKVEECEGTDDARESGENEGSLRLSSSSFGALEGSLKDYGSADIRNQRVENERPSGRIKASEVLMQFIRCG